The stretch of DNA GTCCAGGGCAACTCGTCACTAAAGAGGAGTTGTTGAATGCGGTCTGGCCGGAGGTGTACGTCAGTGACGCTGCACTCAAAGTGATGATCCGCCGCTTACGACAGGCCTTGGGCGATGAAGCGCAGATTCCTCGCTTTATCGAAACGATCCCCTGGCGTGGGTATCGATTCATCGGTGCGATAGCAAGTGCAGCGACGGAAAACGCTCACAGGACAAAACGCACTACTCAACGTCAACAAGAAAGAGCCAGGAGGCAAAAATCACAGATCGAAGGAAAAGAGGAGACGAAAGGCTGGAAACTTCAGGTCACCTCCCCTTCCTCACTAACCTCTCACCTCAAGTCTCTCGCCTCGACTATCGTTGGACGAGAAGCGATCCTATCCCAACTTCACTCACTGTTATCTTCCCTCCTGCAAGGGAATCGACAAACTGTCTTCCTCACAGGAGAACCGGGCATAGGAAAGACCGCAATTGTCGAGGCGTTTCTTGCCGAGGTAGCTGCTGATCCACGGTTTTGGGTCGTGTCTGGACAGTGCATTGAACACTATGGTCCTGTCGAGCCCTACCTTCCCATCCTCGATGCCCTTGAGCGTCTGTGTCGTCTCCCGGGCAATGAACGGTTCGTCGCTAGGCTCCGGCAGTACGCGTCCATGTGGCTGGTCCACATGCCGTCACTCATCTCTGCGACCGAACTCAAACGTCTTCGTCGCTCTTTAGGGGGAACCACGTCCGATCGCATGCTGCGAGAGTTCGCTGAAGTATTGGAACACTTGACCGCGGAAAGACCGTTAGTGCTCGTCATCGAAGACGTACACTGGAGTGACTCAGCCACACTCGATCTCCTCGCTTTTCTCACCCGGCGTGCTCAGCAAAGTCGGCTTCTAGTCTTGAGTACCTATCGTCCAGAATTTGTCACAGACAGTTGGCATCCGTTGCCGGGTTTGACACGTGAACTTTCGACGCACCGACAATCCCTCACCATCGCGGTAGGATGTTTGGATGAAGCGGCTGTCCTTGCCTATCTCACTCAACGTTTTCCCTCGGCTGACTTTCTTCCCACGTTGGCACACGCGTTATACCAACGCACCGAGGGCAATCCGCTGTTCATGCTCAATATTGTTGAATATCTCATTGCCCAGGGCGCCCTCCGCCAAGAGGCTGGCCAGTGGCAATTCCTTGCTGCAAACACAGATATTCACACGATCGTTCCCGCCAACGTACAACAATTGATCGAAATGCAGATCGAGCGCCTTGCGCCTGATGAACAACACCTTCTTGAAGTCGCGAGTGCCGTCGGCACGGAATTTTCCGCTGCGGCTGTCGCCGCGGCAACCGACAGCCCGATTCCGACCGTCGAAGAACACTACACCCAGATGACACGTCGGTTTCACTTCTTACGTTCGCTGGGCATCAGTGAATGGCCCGACGGCACCCTCGCTCAGCAATACACCTTTATCCATTCGCTCTATCAGAATGTGTTCTATCAACGCATGCCTGCCGGAAAACGAACCCACGTGCACGCCCGCATCGGTCAACAACTAGAAGCCGCGTATGGAACTCAGGCCGAGCAGATTGCAGTGGAACTGGCCATGCATTTCGAACGGGGACGCGATTTTCGCCGCGCGGTGCAGTACCGACGGCACGCCGCAGAAACCGCCTTGCAGCGCTATGCCTACCGTGAAGCGATCGAACATTTCACCGTCGGTCTCGAATTACTCAAAGGCACTCCAACTTCAGAGGATCGCGTCCAGCAAGAAATTGCGATTTGCAGTGCCTTAGGTACGGCACTCACGGCAACGCATGGCTATGCTTCGGTGGTGGTCGAACGTACCTATGCCCGTGCTCATGCGCTGTGGCAACATGCGAGCAGCACCGCCCAGCCCTTCCCGGTGCTGCTCGGCCTCTGGGGGTTTTCTCACGTTCGCGCTGAACTTCAGACGGCGCTGGTTCAGGCTCACCAATTGTTAGAAGTCGCCGAGACGACACCAGACCCTCAGTATGTGTCGCTGGCTCATAACGCGCTTGGTTCTACGCTCTTTTGGCAGGGCGATCTCTCAGCTGCGCGGCAGCACTACGAGAACATTCTTTCGATGAGCAATTCAACGCCTCAGCACTCGACGGATTTTGTCGATAACCCTGGAGTCCTCGCCCGTTCATCACTCGCTGTCATTCTCTCGTATCAAGGAGAAACTACGCTCGCACGTACCCAAGCAGACGATGCCCTGGCCTTGGCAGAGGAACAGGCTCACTACTACAGCTTAGCTCTGGCTCGCTGCCATATCGCAGCGATGTACCAGATACGACGAGCGCTGCTCGCCACCCAAGCAATGGCAACCACGGCAATGACCTTGGCAGCCGAGAAAGGATTTCCGTACTGTCTTGCCTGCAGCACTGTCCAGTATGGGTGGGCGCGTGCCATGCAGACGGAAGGGCGAGAGGGGATCGAGCAAATTCGCCAGGGATGTGCTGCGTATCAAGCGACTGGCGCAGTCTTGTGGCACGCCTACTTTCTTGCGCTCCTGGCGGAAGCGCAACTGATCGCGGGACAAACAACAGAGTGTCTTCAGACCCTAGCCGAAGGAATACCCCTCGCCCGCACACGCGGGCAACGGATTCCCCAGATAGAGCTATGCCGCATCAAAGGGGAACTCCTCCTGGCATCAGAAAGCGAAATTTACAGAAAAAAAGGGACGCGTGGCTGGGGGCTAGGGACCAGGAAAGACAAGAGTCCAGAGTCTAACGTCAAAAGTCTCGGCTCTCCCCTTCCTAGCACCCAGGCATCAGCAGCAGAGCAATGTTTTCTCGAAGCCCTTGAACTCGCTCGCGCTCAGCAGGCCAGGGCCTTGGAGTTCCGTCTCGCTATTCGCCTCAGTCGCCTGTGGCAGCAGCAAGGTAACGGAGATCGCTCTCGGCATCTCCTGACCCCACTCTACGAACGATTGAGCAACGAACAAGACAGTGCCGACCTGCATGAAGCACAGGCGCTGCTGACCTCCTGTTAACTCCGGTTAAGAAGCTGTTGAAAAACTCTTCGACAAGCTCAGGGGTAACGGAAACAGAACTGAAAAAGGTATGAGATACCCCGTTCGTGCTGAGCCTGTCGAAGCACGGTTTCGTTTTTTGCACTGCCTCTGCGGAATGTATCAACAGCTGCTAAGAAGGAGACTGCTCTGACGCTGCCTTGCCTAACTGCGAGGGCCAGAGAGGCAGGCCAGAACGGAACAACTCGATCAACCCAACAATGACGATGGGGAAATACTGCGCCGCATGCGCGATGAGGGAAAAACCAAGCGCCTCATCTTTCGGCACAGCATAAAATTGCAGGGCCAGTTCCATTGCCACTTGATAAGTTCCGAGAAAGCCGGGAGCGGCAGGAATGGCAGCAGCAAATACGGTGAAGATCAAAACGACAAACGTAGCTTGCAATGGCAAAGAAAAACCACAGGCATGCAGCAAGATCCAATAGTACCCCCCAAGAGCAAGCCAAATGGCCAGAGAATACAAGAGTGCTCCGATTACTTGCGGTACACTCTGTAATGCGGCAAAGCCGCTCGAAAAATTTCGCATAACGGCCGCAACGCGAGGCGGGAATCTGGTAAAGGCAGCTTCTCCTTGTCGTACCAATAACCAACCTCCCCCCAGCACCACCCCGCACAGGCTCAAGATGATCAAGTTGGCACGCTGCAACCAGTCGGGGAGAGGAATACCAGAAAGCGTCGCCACAAGAATAATGGCAACCGCTACGGTATCCCACACTCGCTCCAAAACTGTTGTTGCTACTGCAGTACTGAGACGAAGCGAGGCTAGCTGAGCGAGGGCGTATGGGCGAATAACCTCGCCAACTCGCAGCGGCAGTACATCGTTCGCCATGAAGCCAATCCACGTTGCCGACCAGAAAGGCCGAAAGGGCACGGCTTGGACTGGGGTCACAAAGAGTTTCCAGCGCCATGCACGGAGAGACAAAAACACCACCAGCATCCCTAACGCAGGTAACAATCCTAGCAAGTTGGTTCGCGCAAGGGCCACTTGCACTTTTGCCCACTCCACATCGTGAAGCGCGTAGTACCCACTCACCACACTAATCGCGATACCAAGAAGGATTTGTACGTATTTCACCAAGCTCCTCGCGTGGGTGGCAGCGCGTGACTAGCGGATTTTCCCTTCCACGAACGGGACTTCGTAGACTTTCTCATGGTTGATGGGACCATGACCAAAGTATCCTTCTTCACCGAATAACTCCCCGTGATCAGCTGTCACAGTGATATAGGTGTTAGCCGGGACAGTATCGAACAAGCGCGCAAACACCTCATCAAGATAACGCACGGCATCGAGCTGCCGTTGGCGAAGTTGATCGAGTTTTGTCTGATCGAAGAATTGTGGCACGGCATCCTCAGCTTCGACGAGTTTGCCGCCAACTACCGCATCATCAAGATGTTTGAAGACACCGTGAACGCCATGAATGCGTGGCCACTGATTCTCGGGTTCATCAGGAAGCGCATAGGGGTAGTGCGTTTCTCCAACATTCAACAAATAGAATGACGGCTGGTCGGGCGCGAAGGTCAGGCGATCGAGCATCGCTGCCATATCGTTGTGTTTGGGCATGAGGGTGAACATATCGAAGTCACGATTGATCGGTGTGGCCGGATTCAACACCGGCAGTGATACGAGTGCATGCGTGCGGTAGCCAAGTTTCTGTTTAAGCAGCGTCGGTAAGAACAAGTGCGGAATGAAGCTCTTAAACTCAATCTGCTCAGTTCCCAGCCGTTCGTTATATTTGAGGAAATCGCGCTTATAGTACTCCGAGGCGTACACGTGTTGTGGACTGGAGTGCGGCAGCAATCCCATCAACAGATTGTAGTGCGAAGGCGCGGTCCACGACGCATAACTCC from Deltaproteobacteria bacterium encodes:
- a CDS encoding flippase-like domain-containing protein, with protein sequence MVKYVQILLGIAISVVSGYYALHDVEWAKVQVALARTNLLGLLPALGMLVVFLSLRAWRWKLFVTPVQAVPFRPFWSATWIGFMANDVLPLRVGEVIRPYALAQLASLRLSTAVATTVLERVWDTVAVAIILVATLSGIPLPDWLQRANLIILSLCGVVLGGGWLLVRQGEAAFTRFPPRVAAVMRNFSSGFAALQSVPQVIGALLYSLAIWLALGGYYWILLHACGFSLPLQATFVVLIFTVFAAAIPAAPGFLGTYQVAMELALQFYAVPKDEALGFSLIAHAAQYFPIVIVGLIELFRSGLPLWPSQLGKAASEQSPS
- a CDS encoding metalloenzyme, with translation MKRFLEHFRTRPADENAAATSAPPPPAVSVTRSQPEPQLPLLARPRNNYIIVILDSCRYDTLVTAAPRTLSRLGTIERRWSYASWTAPSHYNLLMGLLPHSSPQHVYASEYYKRDFLKYNERLGTEQIEFKSFIPHLFLPTLLKQKLGYRTHALVSLPVLNPATPINRDFDMFTLMPKHNDMAAMLDRLTFAPDQPSFYLLNVGETHYPYALPDEPENQWPRIHGVHGVFKHLDDAVVGGKLVEAEDAVPQFFDQTKLDQLRQRQLDAVRYLDEVFARLFDTVPANTYITVTADHGELFGEEGYFGHGPINHEKVYEVPFVEGKIR